A stretch of the Bordetella genomosp. 8 genome encodes the following:
- the glgA gene encoding glycogen synthase GlgA, with translation MVSRKILAVTSEAFPLAKTGGLGDAVSGMARALHESGTAITLMLPAYRGTIEKLTQVREIARLRRLPGGEARLLHGICPALGGVPVLLLQNDKLYDRDTLYTDAEGREYEDNGIRFAALAHAAARVAAGTTRIPRPDIVHAHDWHTGLVPMLVRDKGINVRTVLTIHNMAFQGVYPMHMADAMGIHPRHLTVEGIEYWGQLSFLKAGIRHADRITTVSHTYAREILTERFGCGLEGVLATRLHDLLAVPNGIDPEEWDPANDVHLDGYAFSASNMDNKPRCKVRLQRHFGLTENPRAPVLVMGSRLTSQKMADLAVQAIPRMLDDYPDLQVAVLGQGEKWIEAALRQLQRCYPGRCAARIGFDEETAHILHAGGDMLLHGSRFEPFGLTPLYAMRYGTIPIGSRVGGMADTITDPGVRAGRDAMRNATGVLFDGETADAMAGAITRAISLYRRPAIWQAMRHRAMTTDFSWERVVPSYDSLYRSLMPDDAVQQTPAAVPAPIRPSLLDQVTAAARPLAVVGIGGRSGKDAAPSALTAGAA, from the coding sequence ATCGTGTCGCGAAAAATCCTGGCTGTTACGTCGGAAGCGTTTCCCCTGGCAAAGACCGGGGGCCTGGGTGACGCCGTCAGCGGCATGGCGCGCGCCCTTCACGAAAGCGGCACGGCCATTACGCTGATGTTGCCCGCCTATCGCGGCACCATCGAAAAATTGACGCAGGTCAGGGAAATCGCCCGCTTGCGCCGCCTGCCCGGCGGCGAAGCGCGGCTGCTACACGGCATCTGCCCGGCGCTGGGCGGCGTGCCGGTGCTGCTCTTGCAGAACGACAAGCTGTACGACCGCGACACGCTGTACACCGACGCGGAAGGCCGCGAATACGAGGACAACGGCATCCGCTTCGCGGCGCTGGCGCACGCCGCCGCTCGCGTGGCCGCCGGCACCACGCGCATCCCCCGCCCCGATATTGTGCATGCGCACGACTGGCACACCGGTCTGGTGCCTATGCTGGTGCGTGACAAGGGCATCAACGTGCGCACGGTGCTCACCATCCACAATATGGCCTTCCAGGGCGTGTACCCCATGCATATGGCTGACGCCATGGGCATCCACCCGCGCCACCTGACGGTGGAAGGCATCGAGTACTGGGGCCAGCTCAGCTTCCTGAAAGCGGGCATCCGGCACGCGGACCGCATCACCACGGTCAGCCACACCTATGCGCGCGAGATCCTGACCGAACGCTTCGGCTGCGGGCTGGAAGGCGTGCTGGCGACGCGCCTGCACGACCTGCTGGCCGTGCCGAACGGCATCGATCCGGAAGAATGGGATCCCGCCAATGACGTCCACCTGGACGGTTATGCCTTCAGCGCTTCCAATATGGACAACAAGCCGCGCTGCAAGGTGCGTCTGCAGCGGCACTTCGGTCTGACGGAAAACCCGCGTGCGCCGGTGCTGGTCATGGGCAGCCGCCTGACCAGCCAGAAAATGGCTGACCTGGCGGTACAGGCCATTCCCCGCATGCTGGACGATTATCCCGACCTGCAGGTTGCCGTGCTCGGCCAGGGCGAAAAATGGATAGAAGCGGCGCTGCGCCAGTTGCAGCGCTGCTATCCGGGCCGCTGCGCCGCGCGCATCGGCTTCGACGAAGAAACCGCGCATATCCTGCACGCCGGCGGCGACATGCTGCTGCACGGCAGCCGCTTCGAACCCTTCGGGCTGACGCCGCTGTACGCGATGCGCTACGGCACCATACCCATCGGCTCGCGTGTCGGCGGGATGGCGGACACCATTACGGACCCGGGCGTGCGCGCGGGCCGCGATGCCATGCGCAACGCGACGGGCGTGCTGTTCGACGGCGAAACCGCGGATGCCATGGCCGGCGCCATTACGCGTGCGATCAGCCTGTACCGCCGCCCCGCCATCTGGCAGGCGATGCGCCACCGCGCCATGACCACCGATTTCAGTTGGGAACGCGTCGTCCCGAGCTATGACAGCCTGTATCGGTCGTTGATGCCGGACGATGCCGTCCAGCAGACGCCTGCCGCCGTGCCCGCTCCCATCCGGCCTTCCCTGCTGGATCAGGTCACCGCCGCCGCGCGCCCGCTGGCCGTGGTCGGAATCGGCGGTCGATCCGGCAAGGACGCCGCGCCCAGCGCGCTGACCGCCGGCGCTGCTTGA
- a CDS encoding maltotransferase domain-containing protein — translation MRIYYVHPVLAGPLSNNAAGRWPAICARAKALGFDTLMVAPLGAPDPAGNPYVPSDPGRLNPALGQLALDETLATLSALCDKHRLALMVDLVLDRVAADGAMAQAHPDWYEHPEGVDALLDPRKPLEERHALPLRREGGAAPQGFIADWVERLGLWVQNGVAGFRCMSPHGLNAPEWRDLMEGVRAVRPDTRFLAWTPGLNPAQTGQLAGAGFDGVFSSLPWWDYRSPWLMDEYTRLRLIAPVIAAAEAPYAKRVAAWRDDAHGRYLNAARAIWTAAVVGDAGIFVPMGFEDSAVETIEPHGGDGNPDLWYGEASASAANPANRDGAPSARGSRRRANDVPDSGPHPTLHGDISLVNQWLSRTAGATGPLRSLLGPLSPVTALFRGDGHPYALPGNGRAPARLVVLNPDDHHDAPIDWDTLASRLPDTYARLDMWEADQAATELPERLAPGAVVRLGASRLPPVRMPASDEGRTSVTAAMRAPRAAIERVTPAVDDGAFPVKRVVDEPVNVEADVFMDGHEHIAVALLWRAADERGWRREPMTLLNNDRWQGQFVPRRNGRHYFVVQAWSDTWHSFTEGYAKKHQAGVDIALETAEGRQAIAAALERLPADTPAAESLRHALRVLGHEPEAPAPRRGRRKADAPPPPVFAAPTPEQVAVLLAEETTVAMRQADARPFETTTPVEYAVTVDRPAARFASWYEIFPRSQTDDPARHGTFDDVIRELPRIRAMGFDTLYFPPIHPIGRRNRKGRNNTLTPSADDPGSPYAIGAEEGGHDALHPQLGSLDDFKRLIDAAHRHELEIALDFAIQCSPDHPWLKEHPEWFDWRPDGSLKYAENPPKKYEDIVNVDFYGPQAGASRQAGLWRALRDVVLFWVAQGVRIFRVDNPHTKPLPFWQWMIADVQSRHPETLFLSEAFTRPKMMYRLAKVGFSQSYTYFTWRDTKQELTEYLTELNAAPPAEFFRPHFFVNTPDINPRFLQTSGRGGFLIRAALAATLSGLWGVYNGFELCEASPVPGKEEYLDSEKYQIRVWDHDRPGNIVREVTQLNAIRRANPALHTHLGVRFHSAFNDNVLFFSKATAERDNVVLVAISLDPHNAQTAQVDLPLWEFGLPDHGTLHADDLVDGSRQSWQGRQQTIHLHPGQPYRIWRVAGMA, via the coding sequence ATGCGCATTTATTACGTCCATCCCGTGCTCGCCGGTCCGCTTTCCAACAATGCCGCCGGGCGCTGGCCGGCGATATGCGCGCGCGCCAAGGCGCTGGGATTCGACACGCTGATGGTGGCGCCCCTGGGCGCGCCCGATCCTGCCGGCAATCCTTACGTGCCCAGCGATCCCGGGCGCTTGAATCCCGCGCTGGGCCAGCTGGCGCTGGACGAAACCTTGGCCACCTTGTCCGCGCTATGTGACAAACACCGGCTGGCGCTGATGGTGGACCTGGTACTGGACCGTGTGGCGGCGGACGGCGCGATGGCGCAGGCGCATCCGGACTGGTACGAGCATCCCGAAGGCGTGGATGCGCTGCTCGATCCGCGCAAGCCGCTGGAAGAGCGCCATGCCCTGCCGCTGCGCCGCGAAGGCGGCGCTGCGCCCCAAGGCTTCATCGCCGATTGGGTCGAGCGCCTGGGCCTGTGGGTACAGAATGGCGTGGCGGGCTTTCGCTGCATGTCGCCGCACGGACTGAACGCCCCGGAATGGCGCGATCTGATGGAAGGCGTGCGGGCGGTGCGTCCCGATACCCGCTTCCTGGCATGGACGCCGGGGCTGAACCCGGCGCAGACCGGCCAATTGGCCGGCGCCGGCTTCGATGGCGTGTTTTCCTCGCTGCCGTGGTGGGACTATCGCTCGCCCTGGTTGATGGACGAGTACACGCGCCTGCGCCTGATCGCCCCCGTCATCGCCGCCGCGGAAGCGCCTTACGCCAAACGCGTGGCGGCCTGGCGCGACGACGCGCATGGGCGCTATCTGAACGCCGCACGGGCGATCTGGACCGCCGCGGTGGTGGGCGACGCCGGGATCTTCGTGCCGATGGGCTTCGAGGACAGCGCCGTCGAAACCATCGAACCGCATGGCGGCGACGGCAATCCCGACCTTTGGTATGGAGAAGCTTCGGCCTCCGCGGCCAACCCCGCCAACCGTGACGGGGCGCCGTCCGCGCGGGGTTCCCGGCGGCGCGCCAACGATGTCCCGGATAGCGGCCCCCACCCCACCCTCCACGGGGATATTTCGCTGGTGAACCAGTGGTTGAGCCGCACCGCGGGCGCGACAGGACCGCTGCGCAGCCTGCTCGGGCCGTTGTCGCCCGTCACCGCCTTGTTCCGCGGCGACGGCCACCCCTACGCCTTGCCCGGCAATGGCCGCGCGCCAGCGCGGCTTGTGGTGCTGAACCCCGACGATCACCACGACGCCCCCATCGATTGGGACACGCTGGCCAGCCGCCTGCCGGACACCTACGCCAGGCTGGACATGTGGGAAGCCGATCAGGCGGCCACGGAACTGCCCGAACGCCTGGCGCCCGGCGCCGTCGTGCGGCTGGGCGCCAGCCGGCTGCCGCCGGTACGCATGCCGGCGTCCGACGAAGGGCGCACGTCCGTGACCGCGGCCATGCGGGCGCCCCGAGCGGCGATCGAGCGTGTCACGCCCGCGGTCGACGATGGCGCCTTCCCGGTGAAACGCGTGGTGGACGAGCCTGTCAACGTGGAAGCCGACGTGTTCATGGATGGCCACGAGCACATCGCCGTCGCCCTGCTGTGGCGCGCCGCCGACGAACGCGGATGGCGGCGCGAGCCCATGACGCTGCTGAACAACGATCGCTGGCAAGGCCAGTTCGTGCCGCGCCGCAATGGCCGCCATTACTTCGTGGTGCAGGCATGGTCCGACACCTGGCATTCCTTCACGGAGGGTTATGCCAAGAAGCATCAGGCGGGCGTGGACATCGCGCTGGAGACGGCCGAAGGCCGCCAGGCCATCGCCGCCGCGCTCGAACGCCTGCCCGCCGACACGCCCGCCGCGGAATCGCTGCGGCACGCCTTGCGGGTGCTGGGCCATGAACCCGAAGCGCCCGCGCCCCGGCGCGGGCGCCGCAAGGCCGACGCGCCGCCGCCGCCAGTGTTCGCCGCGCCGACGCCCGAACAGGTGGCTGTCCTGCTTGCCGAGGAAACCACCGTGGCCATGCGCCAGGCTGACGCGCGCCCCTTCGAAACCACCACCCCGGTGGAATACGCCGTCACCGTGGACCGCCCGGCGGCGCGCTTCGCCAGCTGGTACGAGATCTTCCCACGCTCGCAGACCGACGATCCGGCGCGCCACGGCACATTCGACGACGTCATCCGCGAGCTGCCGCGGATACGCGCCATGGGCTTCGACACGCTGTATTTCCCGCCCATACATCCCATCGGCCGGCGCAACCGCAAGGGCCGCAACAACACCCTGACGCCGAGCGCCGACGATCCGGGCAGCCCCTACGCCATCGGTGCCGAGGAAGGCGGCCACGATGCCCTGCATCCCCAGCTGGGCTCATTGGACGATTTCAAGCGCCTGATCGACGCGGCGCATCGCCATGAACTGGAGATCGCGCTGGACTTCGCCATCCAGTGCTCGCCCGATCACCCCTGGCTGAAAGAGCACCCGGAATGGTTCGACTGGCGCCCGGACGGCTCGCTGAAGTATGCCGAGAATCCGCCCAAGAAATACGAGGACATCGTCAACGTCGACTTCTATGGTCCGCAGGCCGGCGCTTCGCGCCAGGCCGGGCTGTGGCGGGCATTGCGCGACGTGGTGCTGTTCTGGGTTGCGCAGGGCGTGCGCATCTTCCGCGTGGACAATCCGCACACCAAGCCGCTGCCCTTCTGGCAATGGATGATCGCCGACGTGCAGAGCCGTCATCCGGAAACCCTGTTCCTGTCCGAAGCCTTTACCCGGCCCAAGATGATGTACCGGCTGGCCAAGGTCGGCTTCAGCCAGTCGTACACCTACTTCACGTGGCGCGATACCAAGCAGGAACTGACGGAATACCTGACGGAGCTGAATGCCGCGCCGCCCGCGGAATTCTTCCGGCCGCATTTCTTCGTCAACACGCCGGACATCAATCCGCGCTTCCTGCAGACCTCGGGGCGCGGCGGCTTCCTGATACGCGCCGCGCTGGCCGCGACGCTGTCCGGGCTGTGGGGCGTCTATAACGGCTTCGAGCTGTGCGAAGCCTCGCCGGTGCCGGGCAAGGAGGAATACCTGGATTCGGAGAAGTACCAGATCCGCGTCTGGGACCATGACCGGCCCGGCAATATCGTGCGCGAAGTCACGCAGTTGAATGCGATACGGCGCGCCAATCCCGCCCTGCATACGCACCTGGGCGTGCGATTCCACAGTGCGTTCAACGATAACGTTTTGTTCTTTTCCAAGGCCACGGCGGAACGCGATAACGTTGTGCTCGTGGCCATCAGCCTGGATCCCCACAACGCGCAGACCGCGCAGGTGGACCTGCCGTTGTGGGAGTTCGGGCTGCCGGATCACGGCACACTTCATGCCGACGATCTGGTCGACGGTAGCCGCCAGTCCTGGCAAGGCAGGCAGCAAACCATACATCTGCATCCGGGGCAGCCGTACCGGATCTGGCGGGTCGCGGGCATGGCCTGA
- the treS gene encoding maltose alpha-D-glucosyltransferase, producing the protein MTDSTVNTPDRDDPLWYKDAVIYQLHLKSFYDANNDGVGDFSGLIEKLDYISQLGVNTIWLLPFYPSPRRDDGYDIADYRGVHEDYGSLPDVRKFIRAAHARGLRVITELVVNHTSDQHPWFQRARRAKPGSAARNYYVWSDNDQAYAGTRIIFLDTEKSNWTWDPVAGAYFWHRFYSHQPDLNYDNPQVLKEVLGVMRYWLDMGVDGLRLDAVPYLVEREGTNNENLPETHDVLKKIRATLDAEYTNRLLLAEANQWPEDAQEYFGKGDECHMSFHFPLMPRMYMAIAREDRFPITDIMRQTPDIPENCQWAIFLRNHDELTLEMVTSSERDYLWDVYAADRRARLNLGIRRRLAPLMERDRRRIELMNSLLLSMPGTPVIYYGDELGMGDNVHLGDRDGVRTPMQWSPDRNGGFSRADPERLPLPVLMGPLYGYEAVNVEAQQRDPHSLLNWTRRMLATRRQTRAFGRGTLRFLFPGNRKILAYLREYEDSVILCVANLSRAPQPVELDLSAMNGRVPVELLGGTPFPAIGELPYLLTLPPYGFYWFELSTVASPPSWHATHPEQMPEYYTLVLRGRTGYDLTEGAVRSLRQDVLPLYLARQRWFPKDRKVNFAQAAYAVQLKDTEFECFIAELEMDFDGKPARFLLPVALIWGETLPPMAQQYALARVRRAAEMGMLTDAYTLPTFIHALVRGLRQRLELPVPRANPPCVLHFRGEPGLDALDLPPDPEITWFTGEQSNSSMTVGGVAMLKLIRHIVPGVHPEAEMTRRLTQAGYTNSAQLLGEIVRINEDGTPHTLALMHSVITNQGDAWGWTLEYLKRTLEAGALTPESAEDYAEDLKGYIAFASAIGKRLGELHAVLAQDSDDPAFEPHKATAADARKRAADVTAMLDRGLKLLKENIGKLETACADKAQRLISLRDELVEAIKTLAQSEIGTRHIRIHGDFHLGQVLVAQSDAYIIDFEGEPARSLEERRAKSSAARDVAGLLRSFDYAAATVANGFGDAEAKAAEAQPADVVLRDRRRGLIVHFREVANQAFLSAYREVSRNAEPRWMDDDQEDPLIDLALIEKAAYEIAYEAAHRPDWVSIPLNGLAALADRVLAPDTASGPANAE; encoded by the coding sequence ATGACCGACAGCACCGTCAATACCCCCGACCGCGATGATCCGCTCTGGTACAAGGACGCGGTCATATACCAGTTGCACCTGAAGTCGTTCTACGACGCCAACAACGATGGCGTCGGCGACTTCTCGGGGCTGATCGAGAAGCTCGACTACATCTCGCAGCTGGGCGTCAACACCATCTGGCTGCTGCCCTTCTATCCGTCGCCGCGGCGCGACGACGGCTATGACATCGCCGACTATCGCGGCGTGCACGAAGACTACGGTTCGCTGCCCGACGTGCGCAAATTCATACGCGCCGCGCACGCGCGCGGCCTGCGCGTGATCACCGAACTGGTGGTCAATCACACCTCGGACCAGCACCCCTGGTTCCAGCGCGCCCGCCGTGCCAAGCCTGGATCGGCGGCCCGCAACTACTACGTGTGGTCGGACAACGACCAAGCCTACGCCGGCACGCGCATCATCTTCCTGGATACGGAAAAGTCCAATTGGACCTGGGACCCCGTGGCGGGCGCCTATTTCTGGCACCGTTTCTATTCGCACCAGCCGGACTTGAACTACGACAATCCGCAGGTGCTGAAAGAAGTGCTGGGCGTGATGCGCTATTGGCTGGACATGGGCGTGGATGGATTGCGCCTGGATGCCGTGCCCTATCTGGTGGAACGCGAAGGGACCAACAACGAGAACCTGCCGGAAACGCATGACGTCCTGAAGAAAATCCGCGCCACGCTGGACGCCGAGTACACCAATCGCCTGTTGCTGGCGGAAGCCAACCAGTGGCCGGAAGACGCGCAGGAATACTTCGGCAAGGGCGACGAATGCCATATGTCGTTCCACTTCCCGCTGATGCCGCGCATGTACATGGCCATCGCGCGGGAAGACCGCTTTCCCATCACCGACATCATGCGGCAGACGCCGGACATCCCGGAAAACTGCCAGTGGGCCATCTTCCTGCGCAACCATGATGAATTGACGCTGGAAATGGTGACCAGCAGCGAACGCGACTACCTGTGGGACGTCTACGCCGCCGACCGCCGCGCGCGCCTGAACCTGGGCATCCGACGGCGCCTGGCGCCGCTCATGGAGCGCGACCGCCGCCGCATCGAACTGATGAACAGCCTGCTGTTGTCCATGCCTGGCACCCCGGTGATCTACTACGGCGACGAGCTGGGCATGGGCGACAACGTCCACCTGGGCGATCGCGACGGCGTGCGCACTCCGATGCAGTGGTCGCCCGATCGCAACGGCGGCTTTTCGCGTGCCGATCCGGAACGCCTGCCCCTGCCGGTCCTGATGGGTCCGCTGTACGGCTACGAAGCGGTCAACGTGGAAGCGCAGCAGCGCGATCCGCATTCCCTGTTGAACTGGACGCGCCGCATGCTGGCCACCCGCCGGCAGACGCGCGCCTTCGGCCGCGGCACCCTGCGTTTCCTGTTTCCGGGCAATCGCAAGATCCTGGCTTACCTGCGCGAATACGAGGACAGCGTCATCCTGTGCGTGGCCAACCTGTCGCGCGCGCCGCAGCCGGTGGAACTGGACCTGTCCGCCATGAACGGCCGCGTGCCGGTGGAATTGCTGGGCGGCACGCCCTTCCCCGCCATCGGCGAACTGCCCTACCTGCTGACGCTGCCGCCTTATGGCTTTTACTGGTTCGAACTGAGCACCGTGGCATCGCCGCCTTCCTGGCACGCGACGCATCCGGAACAGATGCCGGAGTACTACACCCTGGTGCTGCGGGGTCGTACCGGCTACGACCTGACGGAAGGCGCGGTGCGATCGCTGCGCCAGGACGTGCTGCCCCTGTACCTGGCGCGCCAGCGCTGGTTCCCCAAGGATCGCAAGGTCAACTTCGCCCAGGCTGCCTACGCCGTGCAGTTGAAGGACACGGAATTCGAATGCTTCATCGCCGAGCTGGAGATGGACTTCGACGGCAAGCCGGCACGTTTCCTGTTGCCGGTGGCGCTGATCTGGGGCGAGACGCTGCCGCCGATGGCGCAGCAGTACGCACTGGCGCGCGTGCGCCGCGCCGCCGAAATGGGCATGCTGACGGATGCCTACACGCTGCCTACCTTCATCCATGCGCTCGTGCGCGGACTGCGCCAGCGGCTCGAGCTGCCGGTGCCGCGCGCCAATCCGCCCTGCGTGCTGCACTTCCGCGGCGAACCGGGACTGGACGCCCTGGATCTGCCGCCCGATCCTGAAATCACCTGGTTCACCGGCGAGCAGTCCAACAGCTCGATGACGGTGGGCGGCGTGGCGATGCTGAAGCTGATCCGCCACATCGTGCCGGGCGTGCATCCGGAAGCGGAGATGACCCGCCGGCTGACGCAGGCCGGCTACACCAACAGCGCCCAATTGCTGGGCGAGATCGTCCGCATCAATGAAGACGGCACGCCGCACACGCTGGCCTTGATGCACTCGGTCATCACCAACCAGGGCGATGCCTGGGGCTGGACCCTGGAATACCTTAAGCGCACGCTGGAAGCCGGCGCGCTGACGCCCGAAAGCGCGGAAGACTACGCCGAGGACCTGAAGGGCTATATCGCCTTTGCCTCCGCCATCGGCAAGCGCCTGGGCGAGCTGCACGCGGTACTCGCCCAGGACAGCGACGATCCCGCCTTCGAGCCGCACAAGGCCACGGCCGCCGATGCGCGCAAGCGCGCGGCGGATGTGACCGCGATGCTGGATCGCGGGCTGAAGCTGCTGAAGGAGAACATCGGCAAGCTGGAAACGGCTTGCGCCGACAAGGCGCAGCGCCTGATCTCGCTGCGCGACGAACTGGTCGAAGCAATCAAGACGCTGGCCCAGAGCGAGATCGGCACGCGGCATATCCGCATCCACGGCGACTTCCACCTGGGCCAGGTGCTGGTGGCGCAAAGCGATGCCTACATCATCGACTTCGAGGGCGAACCGGCCCGCTCGCTGGAAGAACGCCGTGCCAAGAGCAGCGCGGCGCGCGACGTGGCCGGCCTGCTGCGGTCGTTCGACTACGCGGCCGCCACGGTGGCCAACGGTTTCGGTGACGCCGAAGCCAAGGCCGCCGAAGCGCAGCCCGCCGATGTCGTCCTGCGCGATCGCCGCCGCGGCCTGATCGTGCACTTCCGCGAGGTCGCCAATCAGGCCTTCCTTTCGGCGTACCGCGAAGTGTCGCGCAACGCCGAGCCGCGCTGGATGGACGACGACCAGGAAGACCCGCTCATCGACCTGGCCCTGATCGAAAAAGCCGCTTATGAAATCGCGTACGAGGCAGCCCACCGTCCCGACTGGGTCAGCATCCCCCTGAACGGCCTGGCCGCGCTGGCGGACCGCGTGCTGGCCCCGGATACGGCTTCCGGGCCCGCCAACGCAGAATAG
- the glgB gene encoding 1,4-alpha-glucan branching protein GlgB produces MTSASTSVPIPDALHRDIDALLAGWHADPFGVLGPHREGDRTVVRVLAPNARHIVLLRADTREELEFQHVREGFFVVDAGDLPLGQPDAYRLRIDWGGAVQETEDAYAFGPLLGDLDLYLISEGRHESLADCLGSHVTTVQDVEGVRFAVWAPNARRVSVVGDFTSWDGRRYPMRLRHSAGVWEVFIPRLQAGERYKYEIVGANGNLLPLKADPLARQTEVPPATASVVPAPDDFTWTDDAWMAARGARQAPDAPISVYEVHAGSWLPRGGESEDSVWERLGDRLVPYAKDMGFTHIELLPIMEHPFGGSWGYQPLGVFAPTARYGKPADFARFIDRCHAAGLGVILDWVPAHFPTDTHGLAQFDGTALYEYSDPREGFHPDWNTLIYNLGRTEVRNFMVASALEWVRRYHVDALRVDAVASMLYRDYSRKAGEWIPNRYGGRENLEAVDFLRDMNATVAKLCPGAITVAEESTAWPGVTARPEDGGLGFTYKWNMGWMHDTLRYMHHEPVYRSYHHHDMTFGMVYAYSERFILPLSHDEVVHGKGSLLNKMPGDRWQQFANLRAYYGFMWTHPGRKLLFMGGEIAQSSEWNHDASLDWPALDDGLHRGVQQLVRDLNHLYSELTPLHRHDGDPSGFEWVVGDDRGNSVFAYMRKDGDRHVLAVSNFTPVPRQDYRIGVPRPGWWRERLNTDAGGYGGSNVGNGGGRHTEEIASHGQAQSLSLTLPPLATVIFELQG; encoded by the coding sequence ATGACGTCAGCCTCTACCTCCGTACCCATACCCGATGCCTTGCATCGGGACATCGACGCTTTGCTCGCGGGCTGGCATGCCGATCCCTTCGGGGTGCTGGGCCCGCATCGGGAGGGCGACCGCACGGTGGTCCGTGTGCTCGCACCGAACGCGCGGCATATCGTGCTGCTGCGCGCCGACACACGGGAAGAGCTCGAATTCCAGCACGTCCGCGAAGGCTTCTTCGTCGTCGACGCCGGCGATCTTCCGCTCGGCCAGCCGGACGCCTATCGCTTGCGCATCGACTGGGGCGGGGCCGTGCAGGAGACCGAGGACGCCTACGCCTTCGGGCCCCTGCTGGGCGACCTGGACCTGTACCTGATCAGCGAAGGCCGGCATGAGTCCCTGGCCGATTGCCTGGGGTCGCACGTGACCACCGTCCAGGACGTGGAAGGCGTGCGCTTTGCCGTGTGGGCGCCGAATGCGCGACGCGTTTCCGTGGTCGGCGATTTCACTTCCTGGGACGGCCGGCGCTATCCCATGCGCCTGCGGCACAGCGCCGGCGTCTGGGAAGTGTTCATCCCCCGGCTCCAGGCCGGCGAGCGCTACAAGTACGAGATCGTGGGCGCGAACGGCAACCTGCTGCCCCTGAAGGCCGATCCCCTGGCACGCCAGACGGAAGTGCCGCCCGCCACCGCGTCGGTGGTGCCGGCGCCGGACGATTTCACGTGGACCGATGACGCATGGATGGCGGCCCGCGGCGCGCGCCAGGCGCCCGATGCGCCGATATCGGTCTATGAAGTCCACGCCGGCTCCTGGCTGCCGCGCGGCGGCGAGAGCGAAGACAGCGTCTGGGAAAGACTGGGCGACCGCCTGGTGCCGTATGCCAAGGACATGGGCTTCACGCACATCGAGCTGCTGCCCATCATGGAGCATCCCTTCGGCGGGTCCTGGGGCTACCAGCCGCTGGGGGTCTTCGCGCCGACGGCGCGGTACGGCAAACCCGCCGACTTCGCCCGCTTCATCGACCGCTGCCACGCGGCTGGGCTGGGCGTGATCCTGGACTGGGTGCCGGCGCACTTCCCCACCGACACCCATGGACTGGCGCAGTTCGACGGCACCGCGCTGTACGAATACAGCGACCCGCGCGAAGGCTTCCATCCGGACTGGAACACCCTGATCTACAACCTGGGCCGCACCGAGGTGCGCAACTTCATGGTGGCCAGCGCGCTGGAATGGGTGCGCCGCTACCACGTGGATGCGCTGCGCGTCGATGCCGTGGCGTCCATGCTGTATCGCGACTACAGCCGCAAGGCCGGCGAATGGATACCCAATCGCTACGGCGGCCGCGAAAACCTGGAAGCCGTGGATTTCCTGCGCGACATGAACGCCACGGTTGCCAAGCTATGCCCCGGCGCCATCACGGTGGCCGAGGAATCCACCGCCTGGCCCGGCGTGACGGCGCGCCCGGAAGATGGTGGCCTGGGCTTCACCTACAAGTGGAACATGGGCTGGATGCACGACACCCTGCGCTACATGCACCACGAGCCGGTGTATCGCAGCTACCATCACCACGACATGACCTTCGGGATGGTGTACGCGTATTCCGAGCGCTTCATCCTGCCCCTGTCGCACGATGAGGTCGTGCACGGCAAGGGTTCGCTGTTGAACAAGATGCCGGGCGACCGCTGGCAGCAATTCGCCAACCTGCGCGCCTATTACGGCTTCATGTGGACCCACCCCGGCCGCAAGCTGCTGTTCATGGGCGGCGAGATCGCCCAGTCGAGCGAGTGGAACCACGACGCCAGCCTGGACTGGCCCGCGCTGGACGACGGCCTGCATCGCGGCGTACAGCAATTGGTGCGGGACTTGAACCACCTGTACAGCGAGCTTACGCCGCTACACCGGCACGACGGCGACCCCAGCGGTTTCGAGTGGGTCGTGGGCGACGACAGGGGCAACAGCGTCTTCGCCTATATGCGCAAGGATGGCGATCGCCACGTGCTGGCGGTGTCCAACTTCACGCCGGTGCCCCGCCAGGACTACCGGATCGGCGTACCGCGTCCGGGTTGGTGGCGCGAACGGCTGAATACGGATGCCGGCGGGTACGGCGGGTCGAACGTGGGCAACGGCGGCGGCCGCCATACGGAAGAGATCGCCTCGCACGGGCAGGCCCAGTCGCTGTCGTTGACGCTGCCCCCCTTGGCGACGGTGATATTCGAACTGCAAGGATAG